One Oceanicoccus sagamiensis genomic region harbors:
- a CDS encoding MFS transporter, translated as MSLPKKTSTTITPLIGIAYALPVVPVLLLMSSNNVLSGIYAKHHGLSLASISIVMLVAGLFDAVTDPAIGYFSDRYHARTGSRRPFVIGGALLLIPCAWFLLNPGESVTIAYFLLWYLLFYLSITLFQIPHLTWGGEISPISEQKNKVYGYRNLGGYMGMMVFMIIPMLPFTEGSEVTPETMRYLVVAAGLLVMPTLFVLLRYVPTGAHYSESLKTTENPFQAIHALMHSRPLLWFLAVSIAYVLAQGAYIGLFFMVMDTWLDMGDYYVYLSLLHLVVASLAVAPAMKIITRLGKIKALRLSIIVCLISYSLFPVILLKLPYSLHLCAIFQMLYATASALGNIALFSLLSDVSDYNTFKLGIDRSASCFSLQSLVMKSMTAMGIALSIALAGWWGFDPAKTSQPEGAYWGLVLSIGVIPMLLSFVAALCVPGIAITEKRHAVIRRRLDARAERASQYVVQSQSQPLSGDAVPALK; from the coding sequence ATGAGTTTACCAAAAAAAACCAGCACCACCATTACGCCACTAATCGGTATCGCTTACGCCTTGCCAGTAGTGCCTGTCTTGTTATTAATGAGTTCTAATAACGTCCTGTCAGGTATTTATGCCAAGCATCATGGTTTGTCGCTGGCATCGATTTCCATCGTCATGCTGGTGGCTGGGTTATTTGATGCAGTCACTGACCCTGCTATTGGCTATTTCTCAGATCGTTATCATGCCCGCACCGGCAGTCGACGCCCCTTTGTGATTGGCGGCGCCTTGCTGTTAATCCCCTGTGCATGGTTTTTACTGAACCCAGGAGAGAGCGTAACCATTGCCTATTTTCTGCTGTGGTATTTATTGTTTTACCTGTCTATTACGTTGTTTCAAATTCCTCACCTTACCTGGGGGGGAGAAATATCGCCGATATCCGAGCAAAAAAACAAAGTCTACGGCTACCGTAATTTGGGTGGGTATATGGGCATGATGGTCTTTATGATTATACCGATGTTGCCCTTTACTGAAGGTTCTGAAGTAACACCAGAGACTATGCGTTATTTAGTGGTGGCTGCCGGGTTGTTAGTTATGCCAACCCTTTTTGTATTGCTGCGTTATGTGCCCACTGGCGCGCATTATTCAGAAAGTCTCAAAACAACAGAGAACCCTTTTCAGGCAATACACGCTTTAATGCATAGCCGGCCATTGTTATGGTTTTTGGCGGTGAGTATTGCTTATGTTTTGGCTCAGGGAGCCTATATCGGCTTGTTTTTTATGGTAATGGATACTTGGTTGGACATGGGTGACTATTATGTTTATTTGTCTTTACTGCATTTGGTTGTCGCCAGTTTGGCGGTGGCTCCAGCCATGAAAATAATTACTCGCTTAGGGAAAATCAAAGCGCTACGCTTATCAATCATCGTATGTCTTATCTCTTATTCTTTGTTCCCGGTGATTTTGCTCAAGCTGCCTTACAGTCTTCATCTCTGTGCCATATTCCAAATGCTTTATGCTACTGCGAGTGCGCTTGGCAATATTGCATTATTCTCATTGTTGTCCGATGTGTCTGATTACAACACCTTCAAATTGGGTATTGACCGTTCGGCGAGTTGTTTTTCTTTGCAATCTTTGGTGATGAAATCTATGACCGCGATGGGTATTGCCTTATCGATTGCCTTGGCAGGGTGGTGGGGGTTTGATCCAGCGAAAACATCCCAGCCGGAAGGGGCGTACTGGGGGTTGGTGTTGAGTATTGGCGTAATCCCTATGTTGTTGTCTTTTGTGGCGGCTTTGTGTGTCCCGGGTATTGCCATCACAGAAAAGCGTCACGCAGTTATTCGCAGGCGTTTAGATGCCAGAGCAGAGCGGGCAAGCCAGTATGTTGTTCAGTCACAGTCACAGCCGCTGTCTGGTGATGCTGTTCCAGCCTTAAAGTGA
- a CDS encoding S9 family peptidase has product MNSDQIVISATRKECAGEETDLPADMGDRYDRAQFMWQLMMGQKKASWNTTVYPHWIGNSDNFWYKRETKHGIEYRLVNAINKSNHLAFQHKILASTLSKASGETVDSSNLPLENEQISLNPLKVNFVAYDQYWQYDEASRSCVPLARYHGDWIVSPDGSKAVFSRDYNLWLVNLINGQECALTNDGSRHYAYATTASTYGRQEFLTLETLWSPDSRQLFTHVRDTRQVKAGPPLIQYVPTDGTFRPKDIGDNRHVGFSQDKHAETYQFLAIDVTSGQLTKANLRPSLTLWPPYVGFFTAQNGWWGQDSRRAYFTDISHDDHTGRLIEFDTHTGLTKVLIEDTNEGYFSFVPYSHLRPLLTVLPETDELIWYSVRNGWPHLYLYDLNSGNLKHQITEGDWSVRNIIHVDLSRRELLIQTAERIKGKNPYYCDICRVNIDNGEITTLLSTDHEYVVLDGRSRVSSFDAKSRGASCTGNYIVTTRSRADELPVSLLLDRQGEPLMELEQATLSGMPKDWSLPEPVMLKGADDETDIYAVIFRPSNFSADNSYPVVDITYPGLTTPAGSFSNATGGGVGMYIGASIAELGFIAVSMETRGGVLRNETFMTYQDPKIPIGNFDYYNHLDQIAGLKQMATRYPYMDLNRVGVCTIGTVPSALTGLMAYPDFFKVGVSVNALSDMRLFGMFAGFSGRRNLKGNIEELFDGLQGKLLIMHGMLDDVVPVAVPLRLAETLFKAGKPIDMLLLPNEGHTMSAQAMTYAWDYMVKHLMGVTPPRERKDSYQR; this is encoded by the coding sequence ATGAACAGCGATCAGATAGTGATATCCGCTACTAGAAAAGAATGTGCTGGAGAAGAGACAGATTTACCTGCTGATATGGGGGATCGCTATGATAGAGCACAATTTATGTGGCAGTTAATGATGGGCCAGAAAAAAGCTAGCTGGAACACTACTGTCTACCCCCATTGGATTGGAAACAGTGATAACTTTTGGTACAAACGAGAAACAAAACACGGGATAGAGTATCGGCTAGTTAATGCAATAAACAAAAGCAATCATCTTGCATTTCAGCACAAAATACTTGCAAGCACATTGTCGAAAGCTTCCGGGGAAACGGTGGACTCTAGTAACCTACCCCTAGAAAATGAGCAGATAAGCCTCAACCCTTTGAAAGTCAATTTTGTGGCTTACGATCAATACTGGCAGTACGACGAAGCAAGCAGAAGCTGTGTGCCACTAGCGCGATATCATGGTGATTGGATAGTATCCCCCGATGGCAGCAAAGCCGTTTTCTCCCGTGACTACAATTTATGGTTGGTAAACTTAATAAACGGACAGGAGTGCGCTTTAACGAATGATGGTTCACGCCATTATGCCTATGCCACTACAGCAAGCACCTATGGCCGGCAGGAATTTCTTACACTGGAAACACTCTGGTCACCAGATAGCAGACAACTGTTCACCCATGTGAGGGATACCCGGCAAGTAAAAGCTGGCCCTCCTCTTATACAATATGTCCCCACTGATGGAACCTTCAGGCCGAAAGATATTGGCGATAATCGTCATGTTGGTTTTTCTCAGGACAAGCATGCAGAAACCTATCAGTTTCTGGCCATTGATGTGACAAGTGGCCAGCTAACAAAGGCTAACCTTAGACCTAGCCTGACACTCTGGCCACCCTATGTTGGTTTTTTCACCGCCCAGAACGGTTGGTGGGGCCAAGACAGCCGGCGAGCCTACTTTACTGATATAAGCCATGATGATCATACTGGTAGGTTAATCGAGTTCGATACCCACACCGGATTAACAAAGGTGTTAATTGAAGACACTAATGAAGGTTACTTTAGTTTTGTGCCTTACTCTCACCTTCGCCCTCTTCTTACGGTATTACCCGAAACGGATGAGTTGATCTGGTACTCAGTACGCAACGGCTGGCCTCATCTATATCTTTATGATCTGAACAGCGGTAACTTGAAGCATCAGATAACCGAAGGCGACTGGTCAGTACGCAATATCATCCATGTAGATCTATCACGCCGGGAGCTGCTGATCCAAACGGCTGAGCGAATAAAGGGTAAGAACCCTTATTACTGTGATATCTGCCGCGTCAATATCGACAATGGGGAAATAACGACTCTGCTGTCGACTGACCATGAATACGTGGTATTGGATGGGCGTAGCCGGGTGTCTTCGTTTGATGCGAAGTCCAGAGGCGCCTCTTGCACGGGTAATTATATAGTTACAACACGCTCAAGAGCTGACGAGTTACCGGTTAGTTTGTTACTGGACCGGCAGGGCGAGCCCCTAATGGAACTAGAGCAAGCCACTCTGTCAGGAATGCCAAAAGATTGGAGCTTACCAGAACCTGTGATGCTAAAAGGTGCCGATGACGAAACAGATATCTACGCTGTTATCTTTCGCCCTTCGAATTTTTCAGCCGACAATTCTTACCCAGTTGTAGATATCACCTATCCCGGCCTGACCACACCAGCTGGCTCATTTAGTAATGCTACCGGTGGTGGGGTAGGTATGTATATTGGAGCTAGTATAGCAGAGCTTGGGTTTATTGCCGTCTCTATGGAAACACGTGGGGGTGTGCTTAGAAACGAAACTTTTATGACCTATCAAGACCCCAAAATCCCGATTGGAAATTTCGATTATTACAATCATCTGGATCAAATTGCGGGACTAAAACAGATGGCGACACGCTATCCTTATATGGACCTTAATAGAGTGGGGGTTTGCACTATCGGTACTGTACCCAGCGCCCTAACAGGCCTAATGGCCTACCCAGACTTCTTCAAGGTTGGCGTTAGTGTTAATGCTTTATCAGATATGCGGCTGTTTGGTATGTTCGCGGGATTCTCTGGAAGGAGAAACCTAAAGGGCAATATTGAAGAACTGTTTGATGGCTTGCAAGGCAAACTATTGATTATGCATGGCATGCTGGACGATGTTGTACCCGTAGCTGTCCCTTTACGCCTCGCTGAAACACTTTTCAAGGCAGGCAAACCCATCGATATGCTGCTATTGCCCAATGAAGGCCACACCATGTCAGCCCAAGCCATGACCTATGCCTGGGATTATATGGTCAAACACTTAATGGGGGTTACGCCACCACGAGAGCGTAAGGATTCATATCAAAGATGA
- a CDS encoding TonB-dependent receptor domain-containing protein produces MKGKASRWWMIVFVVLLPLTVTPLYADNDQGHGAEKNARRYTLSIRSQTVEQSLRSLASVSSKQLLFPYDQIETRATITLVGRYTLHEALAIILDGTDLSGELTSEGVILITPRQKSSDFERGDNAMNSKKKLLAATVGFLMGAGGSSVLAQDMADKQEEKAWVLEEILVTATKREQDLADVPISIVALSGETIDSRGMQTVSDLSLAVPNLSVTSAGGGNRFYYMRGVGNGNGVAPLVGTYFDEVPVSVTGAQPDIRTIDLERVEVLRGPQGTLFGQGSVGGTIRFITKNPEFNNISGHFGLSTYNTKKGDWSEEVTGVLNIPVIDDTLAFRIATSYENKSGWIDQIDKSDVILAEDINSSEGSNTRIKGLWQVTDKMRVSAMVVRHRNKSGGPNFVLHSADGRFTAEDGVMRSAADPNMPFGYDDEHDIFNITATYDFGYSVLTAIASKVDTYNLSDNETIFLTVPDGGVLEVARIGVVDETEIVSQEIRLSSAADEATTLEWTVGVFLADSELKNQHANVFRDFSIFGLGVLEGGPKLPEINSSDTIALFGDVSYGINDKWTVGMGSRVFRDDRSILTMDDGLMLEEEFDNVSSKVYLSFAATDNANIHFSVSEGFRSGGFNPPSDSAAGAPPSYEPEELLTYELGTKASWLNNTFITEVAFYYSEFTNFQGAVLDPSTSLTAFKNSGEAEIKGFEWDLRWAMNENITFMLNGNFTDGEFTSIPQGTVQQKRVGSSLDNIPEYSYTLAADYQYDWFDSARGFVRVDYNTQGPNTVTVHNAGIIPEVGESKVLTILNGHVGVNWTSFSIELFGNNLLDEDDGLSNWAFVGRETQYRRRSYGVKFDYDF; encoded by the coding sequence ATGAAAGGCAAAGCATCCCGCTGGTGGATGATCGTATTTGTTGTACTGTTGCCGCTAACCGTCACCCCGCTGTATGCCGACAATGACCAAGGCCACGGTGCCGAAAAAAATGCCCGGCGTTACACCCTGAGCATTCGATCGCAAACCGTAGAACAGTCGTTACGTTCACTGGCCAGTGTCAGCAGCAAGCAATTGTTATTTCCTTACGACCAGATAGAAACCAGGGCCACCATTACACTGGTAGGTCGCTACACCTTGCACGAGGCTTTAGCGATTATTCTGGACGGCACAGATCTCTCCGGAGAGCTCACTAGCGAAGGGGTTATTTTAATTACGCCCCGCCAAAAAAGTAGTGACTTCGAACGAGGGGATAATGCAATGAACAGTAAGAAAAAATTATTAGCAGCAACGGTAGGGTTTTTGATGGGGGCAGGGGGGAGTTCGGTATTGGCTCAGGATATGGCGGATAAGCAGGAGGAAAAAGCTTGGGTGCTGGAAGAGATCCTGGTGACAGCGACCAAGAGAGAACAGGATTTAGCGGATGTACCTATCAGCATTGTTGCACTGTCTGGAGAAACTATAGATTCTCGAGGTATGCAGACGGTTAGTGACCTATCCTTAGCTGTGCCTAATCTATCAGTTACTTCAGCTGGAGGAGGCAATAGATTTTATTACATGAGAGGAGTTGGTAATGGCAATGGTGTTGCACCACTGGTTGGTACTTATTTTGATGAAGTCCCTGTTTCTGTGACAGGTGCTCAACCTGATATACGGACGATTGACCTAGAGCGTGTGGAAGTACTACGAGGACCTCAAGGTACATTATTTGGCCAAGGCTCTGTAGGTGGTACGATTCGCTTTATTACTAAAAATCCTGAATTTAATAATATAAGTGGTCATTTCGGCTTATCAACATATAACACAAAAAAAGGCGATTGGAGTGAGGAGGTAACAGGGGTGCTTAATATTCCTGTTATTGATGATACATTAGCATTTCGTATAGCAACTAGTTATGAAAATAAGTCAGGTTGGATAGATCAAATAGACAAATCTGATGTTATTCTCGCAGAAGATATTAATAGCAGTGAGGGTTCAAATACTCGTATCAAAGGCTTATGGCAGGTAACTGATAAAATGAGAGTTTCTGCCATGGTAGTTCGACACCGTAATAAATCAGGCGGTCCTAATTTTGTCCTACATTCCGCAGATGGGCGCTTTACAGCAGAAGACGGGGTTATGCGATCTGCTGCTGATCCGAACATGCCCTTTGGGTATGATGATGAACACGATATTTTCAATATCACCGCCACTTATGACTTTGGATATTCTGTTTTGACTGCTATAGCATCAAAGGTAGATACCTATAATCTGTCAGATAATGAAACAATATTTTTGACGGTGCCTGACGGGGGAGTGCTGGAGGTAGCGCGTATAGGTGTGGTAGATGAAACTGAAATTGTCTCTCAGGAAATCCGTTTAAGCAGTGCAGCTGATGAAGCTACTACATTGGAATGGACCGTTGGTGTATTTCTTGCCGATTCGGAGCTTAAGAACCAGCATGCCAATGTATTCCGGGATTTTAGCATATTTGGACTTGGTGTTCTCGAAGGAGGACCAAAATTACCTGAAATCAACAGTTCGGACACCATAGCGCTTTTTGGCGATGTGTCTTATGGTATTAATGACAAATGGACGGTAGGAATGGGTTCTAGAGTATTTAGAGATGACCGAAGTATACTGACTATGGATGATGGCCTTATGCTAGAAGAGGAGTTTGATAATGTAAGCTCCAAAGTTTACCTTTCCTTCGCAGCTACAGATAATGCCAATATTCATTTTAGTGTATCTGAAGGCTTTCGTAGTGGTGGGTTTAATCCACCAAGTGACTCTGCGGCAGGTGCCCCCCCCTCTTATGAGCCAGAGGAACTGTTGACTTATGAGTTGGGTACAAAGGCTTCTTGGCTGAATAACACGTTTATTACAGAAGTTGCTTTTTATTATAGTGAGTTTACTAATTTTCAGGGAGCTGTCCTGGATCCTTCAACGTCGTTGACTGCATTTAAAAATTCCGGTGAAGCTGAAATAAAAGGTTTTGAATGGGATCTTCGATGGGCGATGAATGAGAATATCACTTTTATGTTAAACGGTAATTTTACAGATGGGGAGTTTACTTCAATACCTCAGGGAACTGTTCAACAAAAAAGGGTTGGTAGTTCATTAGACAATATTCCCGAATACAGTTATACCTTGGCTGCCGATTATCAGTATGACTGGTTTGATTCAGCACGTGGCTTTGTTCGCGTCGATTACAATACTCAGGGGCCGAACACTGTTACTGTGCATAATGCGGGTATTATTCCAGAGGTGGGTGAGTCCAAGGTATTAACTATTCTTAATGGGCATGTTGGTGTGAATTGGACATCTTTCTCAATTGAATTATTTGGCAATAACCTTTTGGATGAGGATGATGGTCTATCAAATTGGGCATTTGTTGGTAGAGAAACACAGTATCGGCGTCGTTCATATGGTGTCAAATTCGATTACGATTTTTAA
- a CDS encoding FecR family protein — protein MTDSMDNNVINLEERASVQAQASAWLAKLDGGDPSEKDLQDFRHWVKQSPAHITAFEDVAKAWGDLNILAHLPVLNQQRRAHAGSTMPGGHGSAAAMVWRPLSAYWALAATVCIVLILGWQSSGLFGPANSYTTAVGEQKTVSLPDGSVLQLNTQSRVDISYSEQARAIYLHQGEAHFEVVKDPARPFDVYVATSRVRAIGTAFSVALAPAGGDIDVLVAEGVVEIEPELIAPITAEASAAPAAPATPAGKAQRLKAGEAATLNQAAVQQIETVAAAELRRRLSWQQGLLVFSGEPLQQVLVEISRYTDTRIILKSAQAGQLRIGGQFQVGDTQAIITALEQGFNLQADYVTPKLIYISYREATSRRLEKNN, from the coding sequence ATGACTGACAGCATGGACAACAACGTAATCAATCTGGAGGAGCGCGCCAGCGTGCAGGCACAGGCCTCGGCCTGGCTGGCCAAACTCGATGGCGGCGACCCCAGTGAAAAAGACTTGCAGGACTTTCGGCACTGGGTCAAACAAAGCCCGGCACATATCACCGCCTTTGAAGATGTGGCCAAAGCCTGGGGTGACCTCAATATATTGGCGCACCTGCCTGTACTAAACCAGCAGCGCCGCGCCCATGCAGGCAGCACCATGCCCGGCGGCCATGGCTCTGCGGCCGCCATGGTGTGGCGACCCTTGTCCGCCTACTGGGCGCTGGCTGCCACAGTCTGTATTGTGCTTATCCTCGGCTGGCAAAGCAGCGGCTTATTTGGCCCCGCCAACAGCTATACCACCGCCGTGGGCGAACAAAAAACCGTTAGCCTGCCCGATGGCAGTGTGCTGCAATTGAATACCCAAAGCCGGGTGGATATTAGCTATAGCGAGCAGGCCCGGGCCATTTATTTGCATCAGGGCGAAGCCCACTTCGAGGTTGTCAAAGACCCGGCCCGGCCCTTTGATGTGTATGTAGCCACCAGCCGCGTGCGCGCTATTGGCACCGCCTTCTCCGTGGCACTGGCGCCGGCCGGGGGTGATATTGATGTGCTGGTGGCTGAAGGTGTTGTAGAAATCGAACCCGAACTGATAGCACCCATAACCGCCGAGGCCAGCGCCGCACCCGCCGCGCCAGCAACACCCGCAGGCAAGGCCCAGCGCCTTAAAGCTGGCGAAGCCGCCACGCTGAATCAAGCCGCCGTCCAGCAAATAGAAACCGTCGCCGCCGCCGAACTGCGCCGCCGTTTATCCTGGCAGCAGGGCCTGCTGGTGTTTAGTGGTGAGCCCCTGCAACAGGTACTGGTAGAAATCAGCCGCTATACCGATACCCGCATTATCCTGAAATCAGCCCAGGCCGGGCAGCTGCGTATTGGCGGGCAATTTCAGGTAGGCGATACTCAAGCTATTATTACCGCGCTGGAACAGGGTTTTAATTTACAGGCGGACTATGTAACCCCAAAACTGATTTATATCTCCTACCGGGAAGCCACTTCCCGCCGCCTGGAAAAAAATAATTAA
- a CDS encoding RNA polymerase sigma factor, with the protein MSKPPGTAQRKKRNARLLDVFLACEIPLKRFLYRFSNRPEDIDDLAQEAFLRAFRAESSEPIKSPRAYLFRVARNIALRELGKNSRQLTDYLEEAVDDSILGGGASVEEDLIAQQKLQLCCAAVAELPEQCRRVFLLRKVHALSHKEIARELDISVKTVEKHIAKGVDRYTDYINNQELADRQQAPDHRDSQPAHSTSTQHPGNHND; encoded by the coding sequence ATGTCAAAACCGCCGGGCACAGCGCAGCGTAAAAAGCGTAATGCCAGATTACTGGATGTTTTTCTCGCCTGCGAAATACCGCTAAAACGGTTTTTATACCGTTTTTCCAATCGCCCGGAAGATATTGATGATCTGGCGCAGGAGGCCTTTTTGCGGGCCTTTAGGGCCGAGAGCAGCGAGCCGATCAAATCACCCCGTGCCTATCTGTTTCGGGTGGCGCGCAATATAGCCCTTAGAGAGCTGGGCAAAAACAGCCGCCAGCTTACCGACTATCTGGAAGAGGCCGTCGATGACTCAATCCTGGGTGGCGGTGCCTCCGTAGAAGAAGACCTGATAGCCCAGCAAAAACTGCAACTGTGCTGCGCCGCCGTGGCCGAATTGCCAGAGCAGTGCCGGCGAGTATTTTTGCTGCGCAAAGTTCATGCGCTATCCCATAAAGAGATTGCGCGGGAGCTGGATATCTCCGTTAAAACCGTAGAAAAACATATTGCCAAAGGGGTTGATCGCTATACCGATTATATAAACAATCAGGAACTTGCCGATCGTCAGCAGGCGCCTGATCACCGCGATAGCCAGCCAGCACACAGCACCAGCACACAGCATCCGGGAAACCACAATGACTGA